A section of the Streptomyces sp. Je 1-369 genome encodes:
- a CDS encoding acyl-CoA dehydrogenase family protein, which produces MRRTVFDEDHEAFRETLRAFIEAEVVPVHDEWFAAGQVPREFYYKLAELGLFGINVPEEFGGAGLDTHKFEAIQYEETARAGVTFGGSGVHVLLALPYIKALATDEQKKRYLEKFVSAEEMWALAMTEPGTGSDLAGMKSTAKLSEDGTHYLLNGSKTFITGGVHADRVIVCARTSAPTAEDRRYGISLFAVDTKSEGYSIGRKLDKLGLKTSDTAELAFVDVKVPVEDLLGEENKGFYYLGSNLPSERWGIAYGAYAQAKAAVRFAKEYVQDRTVFGKTVASFQNTKFELAACQAEVDAAEAVADRALEALDAGELTAAEAASAKLFNTEVAHRVIDKCLQLHGGYGFMNEYPIARLYADNRVNRIYGGTSEVMKMIIAKNMGL; this is translated from the coding sequence GTGCGCCGTACCGTTTTCGATGAGGACCACGAGGCGTTCCGGGAGACCCTGCGCGCCTTCATCGAGGCCGAGGTCGTCCCCGTCCACGACGAGTGGTTCGCCGCGGGTCAGGTGCCGCGCGAGTTCTACTACAAGCTCGCGGAGCTGGGCCTCTTCGGCATCAACGTCCCCGAGGAGTTCGGCGGCGCCGGGCTGGACACCCACAAGTTCGAGGCCATCCAGTACGAGGAGACCGCCCGCGCGGGCGTCACCTTCGGCGGCTCCGGCGTGCACGTGCTGCTCGCCCTGCCCTACATCAAGGCGCTCGCCACCGACGAGCAGAAGAAGCGCTACCTGGAGAAGTTCGTCTCCGCCGAGGAGATGTGGGCCCTCGCGATGACCGAGCCGGGCACCGGCTCCGACCTCGCGGGCATGAAGAGCACGGCCAAGCTCTCCGAGGACGGCACCCACTACCTCCTCAACGGCTCCAAGACCTTCATCACCGGCGGCGTGCACGCCGACCGCGTGATCGTCTGCGCCCGGACCTCCGCGCCCACCGCCGAGGACCGTCGCTACGGCATCTCGCTCTTCGCCGTCGACACCAAGTCCGAGGGCTACTCCATCGGCCGCAAGCTCGACAAGCTCGGCCTGAAGACCTCCGACACCGCCGAGCTCGCGTTCGTCGACGTCAAGGTGCCCGTCGAGGACCTCCTCGGCGAGGAGAACAAGGGCTTCTACTACCTCGGGAGCAACCTGCCCTCCGAGCGCTGGGGCATCGCCTACGGAGCGTACGCACAGGCCAAGGCCGCCGTCCGGTTCGCCAAGGAGTACGTCCAGGACCGCACGGTCTTCGGCAAGACGGTCGCCTCCTTCCAGAACACCAAGTTCGAGCTGGCCGCCTGCCAGGCCGAGGTCGACGCCGCCGAGGCCGTCGCCGACCGCGCCCTTGAGGCCCTGGACGCGGGCGAGCTGACCGCCGCCGAGGCCGCCTCCGCGAAGCTCTTCAACACCGAGGTCGCGCACCGCGTCATCGACAAGTGCCTCCAGCTGCACGGTGGCTACGGCTTCATGAACGAGTACCCCATCGCCCGCCTGTACGCGGACAACCGCGTCAACCGCATCTACGGCGGCACCAGCGAGGTCATGAAGATGATCATCGCGAAGAACATGGGCCTGTAG
- a CDS encoding TetR/AcrR family transcriptional regulator, producing the protein MATRTDAPTRREQILKEAARLFAERGFHGVGVDEIGAAVGISGPGLYRHFAGKDAMLAELLVGISGQLLTGGKHCVADVGGSPERVLDALIQGHIDFALDDRSLITLHDRELDRLRDSDRKLVRQLQRQYVEIWVDVVRKVYPDLAENAARVAVHAVFGLLNSTPHLSRRDMLPSRAAMAELLHRLARGAFAAAAE; encoded by the coding sequence ATGGCCACGAGAACCGACGCCCCCACCCGGCGCGAGCAGATCCTCAAGGAGGCCGCCCGGCTCTTCGCCGAGCGGGGCTTCCACGGAGTCGGAGTCGACGAGATAGGAGCCGCCGTCGGCATCAGCGGCCCCGGGCTCTACCGGCACTTCGCGGGCAAGGACGCAATGCTCGCCGAGCTGCTCGTCGGTATCAGCGGGCAGCTCCTGACGGGCGGCAAGCACTGCGTGGCCGATGTGGGCGGATCACCCGAACGGGTTCTCGACGCGCTCATCCAGGGGCACATCGACTTCGCGCTCGACGACCGCTCCCTGATCACCCTGCACGACCGTGAGCTCGACCGGCTCCGGGACAGTGACCGCAAGCTGGTCCGTCAGCTCCAGCGGCAGTACGTCGAGATCTGGGTCGACGTCGTCCGCAAGGTCTACCCGGACCTCGCCGAGAACGCCGCGCGCGTGGCCGTGCACGCGGTCTTCGGGCTGCTGAACTCCACGCCGCACCTGAGCCGTCGCGACATGCTGCCCAGCCGGGCGGCGATGGCGGAACTCCTGCACCGCCTGGCCCGGGGGGCCTTCGCGGCCGCCGCAGAGTGA
- a CDS encoding carboxyl transferase domain-containing protein, which yields MRQAPVLTSAADPASEAWRANEAAHTALVDELRAKLAAAALGGGERARARHVARGKLLPRERVDTLLDPGSPFLELAPLAADGLYGGGAPAAGVIAGIGRVSGRECVIVANDATVKGGTYYPMTVKKHLRAQEVALENRLPCLYLVDSGGAFLPMQDEVFPDREHFGRIFYNQARMSAAAVPQIAAVLGSCTAGGAYVPAMSDEAVIVREQGTIFLGGPPLVKAATGEVVTAEELGGGEVHSRTSGVTDHLAEDDAHALRIVRTIVSTLPERAPLPWPVQPAEEPKVDPLGLYGAVPTDSRTPYDVREVIARVVDGSRFAEFKSEYGTTLVTGFAHIHGHPVGIIANNGILFSESAQKGAHFIELCDQRGIPLVFLQNISGFMVGRDYEAGGIAKHGAKMVTAVASTRVPKLTVVVGGSYGAGNYSMCGRAYSPRFLWMWPNAKISVMGGEQAASVLATVKRDQLEARGEQWSAEDEETFKDPIRAQYEEQGNAYYATARLWDDGVIDPMETRQVLGLALTACAGAPLGEPGFGVFRM from the coding sequence ATGCGGCAGGCACCAGTGCTGACGAGCGCGGCTGACCCCGCGTCCGAGGCATGGCGGGCGAACGAGGCGGCGCACACCGCCCTCGTCGACGAGCTGCGGGCCAAGCTCGCGGCGGCCGCGCTCGGCGGCGGGGAGCGGGCGCGGGCCCGCCACGTGGCGCGCGGCAAGCTGCTGCCCCGCGAACGGGTGGACACGCTCCTCGACCCCGGCTCGCCCTTCCTGGAGCTGGCCCCGCTCGCGGCGGACGGGCTGTACGGCGGGGGTGCCCCCGCGGCCGGCGTCATCGCGGGCATCGGCCGGGTCTCGGGCCGCGAGTGCGTGATCGTCGCCAATGACGCCACGGTCAAGGGCGGCACGTACTACCCCATGACCGTGAAGAAGCACCTCCGCGCCCAGGAGGTGGCCCTGGAGAACCGCCTCCCGTGTCTCTACCTGGTCGACTCGGGCGGCGCCTTCCTGCCGATGCAGGACGAGGTCTTCCCCGACCGCGAGCACTTCGGACGGATCTTCTACAACCAGGCGCGGATGTCGGCCGCCGCCGTCCCGCAGATCGCCGCCGTCCTCGGGTCCTGCACGGCCGGCGGGGCGTATGTGCCCGCGATGAGCGACGAGGCGGTGATCGTGCGCGAGCAGGGCACGATCTTCCTCGGCGGCCCGCCCCTGGTGAAGGCCGCGACCGGCGAGGTCGTCACGGCCGAGGAGCTGGGCGGCGGCGAGGTCCACTCGCGCACCTCCGGCGTCACCGACCACCTCGCGGAGGACGACGCACACGCCCTGCGCATCGTGCGCACGATCGTCTCGACCCTCCCCGAGCGCGCCCCGCTGCCCTGGCCGGTGCAGCCCGCCGAGGAGCCGAAGGTCGACCCCCTGGGGTTGTACGGAGCGGTGCCCACGGACTCCCGCACCCCGTACGACGTGCGGGAGGTCATCGCGCGCGTGGTCGACGGCTCCCGCTTCGCCGAGTTCAAGTCGGAGTACGGGACGACGCTGGTCACCGGCTTCGCCCACATCCACGGCCACCCCGTCGGGATCATCGCGAACAACGGCATCCTGTTCTCCGAATCCGCCCAGAAGGGCGCCCACTTCATCGAGCTCTGCGACCAGCGCGGCATCCCCCTGGTCTTCCTGCAGAACATCTCCGGCTTCATGGTCGGGCGGGACTATGAGGCGGGCGGCATCGCCAAGCACGGCGCGAAGATGGTGACGGCCGTCGCCTCCACGCGCGTGCCGAAGCTGACGGTCGTCGTCGGCGGTTCGTACGGAGCGGGCAACTACTCGATGTGCGGCCGGGCCTACAGCCCCCGCTTCCTGTGGATGTGGCCCAACGCCAAGATCTCCGTGATGGGCGGCGAGCAGGCCGCCTCCGTCCTCGCCACGGTCAAGCGCGACCAGCTGGAGGCCCGCGGCGAGCAGTGGAGCGCCGAGGACGAGGAGACCTTCAAGGACCCGATCCGCGCGCAGTACGAGGAGCAGGGGAACGCGTACTACGCCACGGCCCGCCTCTGGGACGACGGCGTGATCGACCCCATGGAGACCCGGCAGGTGCTGGGTCTCGCCCTGACCGCGTGCGCGGGCGCCCCCTTGGGTGAGCCCGGCTTCGGCGTCTTCCGGATGTGA
- a CDS encoding acetyl/propionyl/methylcrotonyl-CoA carboxylase subunit alpha, giving the protein MFDTVLVANRGEIAVRVIRTLREMGVRSVAVFSDADADARHVREADTAVRIGPAPAAESYLSVERILEAAAKSGAQAVHPGYGFLAENAEFAQACADAGLTFIGPPAAAIALMGDKIRAKATVQAAGVPVVPGSSGSGLTDAQLADAAREIGTPVLLKPSAGGGGKGMRLVRDEALIADEIAAARREARASFGDDTLLVERWVDRPRHIEIQVLADGHGNVVHLGERECSLQRRHQKIIEEAPSVLLDEATRAAMGEAAVQAARSCGYAGAGTVEFIVPGGDPSSYYFMEMNTRLQVEHPVTERITGLDLVEWQLRVAAGEPLPFAQHDITLTGHAVEARICAEDPARGFLPSGGTILALHEPQGDGVRTDSGLSEGTEVGSLYDPMLSKVIAYGPDRATALRKLRAALADTVTLGVPTNAGFLRRLLAHPAVVAGDLDTGLVEREADGLVPDGVPDEVYEAAAAVREDALKPVGGGDGWTDPFSVPNGWRLGGTPAPVTHWLKAAGLEPVTHRLRDTGRTVTADRVRVTVDGTLHTFRRAGDWLGRDGDAWHVQDHDPVAASLTGAAHAGADALTAPMPGTVTVVKVSPGDTVAAGQSLLVVEAMKMEHVISAPHAGTVTELDVTPGTTVAMDQVLAVVTPEEEQE; this is encoded by the coding sequence ATGTTCGACACGGTTCTGGTCGCCAACCGGGGCGAGATCGCGGTCCGCGTCATCCGCACGCTGCGCGAGATGGGCGTCCGCTCGGTCGCCGTCTTCAGCGACGCGGACGCGGACGCCCGGCACGTGCGCGAGGCCGACACGGCGGTACGGATCGGCCCGGCCCCGGCCGCCGAGAGCTATCTGTCCGTGGAGCGCATCCTGGAGGCGGCGGCGAAGTCCGGCGCCCAGGCGGTCCATCCGGGGTACGGCTTCCTGGCCGAGAACGCGGAGTTCGCGCAGGCCTGCGCCGACGCGGGCCTGACCTTCATCGGCCCGCCCGCCGCGGCCATCGCCCTCATGGGCGACAAGATCCGCGCCAAGGCGACCGTGCAGGCCGCCGGGGTGCCGGTCGTGCCCGGCTCATCGGGCAGCGGCCTGACCGACGCCCAACTGGCGGACGCGGCACGCGAGATCGGCACCCCGGTGCTGCTCAAGCCGAGCGCGGGCGGCGGCGGCAAGGGCATGCGCCTGGTCCGCGACGAGGCGCTCATCGCCGACGAGATCGCGGCGGCCCGCCGTGAGGCCCGCGCCTCCTTCGGCGACGACACGCTGCTCGTGGAGCGCTGGGTCGACCGCCCCCGGCACATCGAGATCCAGGTCCTCGCGGACGGCCACGGCAACGTGGTGCACCTCGGCGAGCGCGAGTGCTCCCTCCAGCGCCGCCACCAGAAGATCATCGAGGAGGCCCCGAGCGTCCTGCTCGACGAGGCCACGCGCGCGGCGATGGGCGAAGCCGCGGTCCAGGCGGCCCGCTCGTGCGGGTACGCGGGCGCGGGCACGGTCGAGTTCATCGTCCCCGGCGGCGACCCGTCGTCGTACTACTTCATGGAGATGAACACCCGCCTCCAGGTGGAGCACCCCGTCACGGAGCGCATCACCGGCCTCGACCTCGTCGAGTGGCAGCTGCGCGTGGCCGCGGGCGAGCCGCTGCCGTTCGCCCAGCACGACATCACCCTCACCGGGCACGCGGTGGAGGCCCGCATCTGCGCCGAGGACCCCGCGCGCGGGTTCCTCCCCTCGGGCGGCACGATCCTGGCGCTGCACGAGCCGCAGGGCGACGGCGTGCGCACCGACTCCGGCCTCAGCGAGGGCACCGAGGTCGGCAGCCTCTACGACCCGATGCTGTCGAAGGTCATCGCGTACGGCCCGGACCGCGCGACGGCCCTGCGCAAGCTGCGCGCCGCCCTCGCGGACACGGTCACCCTCGGTGTGCCGACGAACGCGGGCTTCCTGCGCCGCCTCCTCGCGCACCCGGCGGTCGTCGCGGGCGACCTGGACACGGGCCTCGTGGAGCGCGAGGCGGACGGACTCGTCCCGGACGGCGTGCCCGACGAGGTGTACGAGGCGGCGGCCGCGGTCCGCGAGGACGCCCTCAAGCCCGTGGGCGGCGGCGACGGCTGGACCGACCCCTTCTCCGTGCCGAACGGCTGGCGGCTCGGCGGCACCCCGGCGCCCGTGACGCACTGGCTCAAGGCCGCGGGACTCGAACCCGTCACCCACCGCCTCCGCGACACCGGCCGCACCGTCACCGCCGACCGCGTGCGCGTCACCGTCGACGGCACCCTGCACACCTTCCGCCGCGCGGGCGACTGGCTGGGCCGGGACGGCGACGCCTGGCACGTCCAGGACCACGACCCCGTCGCCGCCTCCCTCACCGGCGCCGCGCACGCCGGGGCCGACGCGCTCACCGCCCCCATGCCCGGCACCGTCACCGTCGTGAAGGTCTCCCCCGGCGACACGGTGGCCGCGGGCCAGAGCCTGCTCGTCGTCGAGGCGATGAAGATGGAGCACGTCATCTCCGCCCCGCACGCGGGCACCGTCACCGAACTCGACGTCACCCCGGGCACGACCGTCGCCATGGACCAGGTCCTCGCCGTCGTCACCCCCGAGGAGGAACAGGAATGA
- a CDS encoding hydroxymethylglutaryl-CoA lyase — MTSTDPLELASAPLPMVVPTRGLPTRVRIHEVGARDGLQNEKTVVPTEIKAEFIHRLADAGLTTVEATSFVHPKWVPQLADAEDLFPLLGDLQGVHLPVLVPNERGLDRALALGAHRVGVFASATESFARANLNRTVDEALAMFAPVVARAREQGVHVRGYLSMCFGDPWEGAVPISKVVRVCRALLDMGCDELSLGDTIGVATPGHVSAMLAALNAVQVPTERIGVHFHDTYGQALTNTLAALQHGVTTVDASAGGLGGCPYAKSATGNLATEDLVWMLHGLGIDTGVDLVRLSATSAWMADQLGRPSPSRTVRALTARSHEEQTAVPQEQ; from the coding sequence ATGACCAGCACCGACCCCCTTGAGCTGGCGTCCGCACCGCTCCCCATGGTCGTGCCGACCCGCGGCCTGCCCACCCGCGTCCGCATCCACGAAGTGGGCGCACGCGACGGCCTGCAGAACGAGAAGACGGTCGTCCCCACGGAGATCAAGGCGGAGTTCATCCACCGCCTCGCCGACGCGGGCCTCACCACCGTCGAGGCGACCAGCTTCGTGCACCCCAAATGGGTGCCCCAACTGGCCGACGCCGAGGACCTCTTCCCGCTCCTCGGCGACCTCCAGGGCGTCCACCTGCCGGTCCTCGTACCGAACGAACGCGGTCTGGACCGCGCCCTCGCGCTCGGCGCGCACCGCGTCGGAGTGTTCGCCAGCGCCACCGAGTCGTTCGCCCGCGCCAACCTCAACCGCACGGTGGACGAGGCCCTCGCGATGTTCGCTCCGGTGGTCGCCCGCGCCCGTGAGCAGGGCGTGCACGTGCGCGGCTATCTGTCGATGTGCTTCGGCGACCCCTGGGAGGGCGCCGTCCCGATCTCCAAGGTCGTCCGCGTCTGCCGCGCCCTGCTCGACATGGGCTGCGACGAGCTGAGCCTCGGCGACACCATCGGCGTGGCCACGCCGGGCCACGTCTCGGCGATGCTCGCCGCGCTCAACGCGGTGCAGGTGCCGACCGAGCGCATCGGCGTCCACTTCCACGACACGTACGGCCAGGCGCTCACCAACACCCTCGCCGCCCTGCAGCACGGCGTGACGACGGTGGACGCCTCCGCGGGAGGCCTCGGCGGCTGTCCGTACGCGAAGAGCGCCACCGGCAACCTCGCCACCGAAGACCTCGTGTGGATGCTCCACGGCCTCGGCATCGACACCGGGGTCGACCTCGTCCGTCTCAGCGCCACCAGCGCCTGGATGGCCGACCAGTTGGGCCGGCCGAGCCCGTCCCGCACCGTCCGTGCCCTCACGGCCCGCTCCCACGAAGAGCAGACCGCCGTCCCACAGGAGCAGTGA
- a CDS encoding acyl-CoA dehydrogenase family protein — protein sequence MDHRLSPEHEELRRTVEAFAHDVVAPKIGDFYERHEFPYEIVREMGRMGLFGLPFPEEYGGMGGDYFALGIALEELARVDSSVAITLEAGVSLGAMPLHLFGTEEQKREWLPRLCAGEALGAFGLTEPDGGSDAGGTRTTAVRDGDEWVINGSKCFITNSGTDITGLVTVTAVTGRKDDGRPLISSIIVPSGTPGFTVAAPYSKVGWNASDTRELSFSDVRVPAANLLGEEGRGYAQFLRILDEGRIAISALATGLAQGCVDESVKYARERHAFGRPIGANQAIQFKIADMETRAHMARVGWYDAASRLVAGEPFKKQAAIAKLYSSTVAVDNAREATQIHGGYGFMNEYPVARMWRDSKILEIGEGTSEVQRMLIARELGFAS from the coding sequence ATGGACCACCGTCTGAGCCCCGAGCACGAGGAACTGCGCCGCACGGTAGAGGCGTTCGCGCACGACGTCGTCGCCCCCAAGATCGGCGACTTCTACGAGCGCCACGAGTTCCCGTACGAGATCGTCCGCGAGATGGGCCGCATGGGCCTGTTCGGCCTGCCCTTCCCGGAGGAGTACGGAGGGATGGGCGGTGACTACTTCGCGCTGGGCATCGCCCTCGAGGAACTCGCGCGCGTCGACTCGTCCGTGGCGATCACCCTGGAGGCGGGCGTCTCCCTCGGCGCGATGCCGCTGCACCTCTTCGGCACGGAGGAGCAGAAGCGGGAGTGGCTGCCGCGGCTGTGCGCGGGCGAGGCCCTCGGCGCGTTCGGCCTGACCGAGCCGGACGGCGGCTCGGACGCGGGCGGGACGCGCACGACGGCGGTGCGCGACGGCGACGAGTGGGTGATCAACGGCTCCAAGTGCTTCATCACCAACTCCGGCACGGACATCACGGGCCTGGTCACGGTCACCGCCGTCACCGGTCGCAAGGACGACGGGCGCCCGCTGATCTCCTCGATCATCGTGCCGTCGGGCACGCCCGGGTTCACGGTCGCCGCGCCCTACTCGAAGGTGGGGTGGAACGCCTCGGACACCCGCGAGCTGTCCTTCTCCGACGTCCGCGTCCCTGCGGCGAACCTGCTCGGCGAGGAGGGCCGGGGGTACGCGCAGTTCCTGCGCATCCTCGACGAGGGCCGGATCGCGATCTCCGCGCTGGCCACCGGTCTCGCCCAGGGGTGTGTGGACGAATCGGTGAAGTACGCGCGGGAGCGGCACGCCTTCGGCAGGCCGATCGGCGCGAACCAGGCCATCCAGTTCAAGATCGCCGACATGGAGACGCGGGCGCACATGGCGCGCGTGGGGTGGTACGACGCGGCGTCGCGGCTGGTCGCGGGCGAGCCCTTCAAGAAGCAGGCGGCCATCGCCAAGCTCTACTCGTCGACGGTCGCGGTGGACAACGCCCGCGAGGCCACGCAGATCCACGGGGGGTACGGCTTCATGAACGAGTACCCGGTCGCCCGCATGTGGCGGGACTCGAAGATCCTGGAGATCGGCGAGGGGACGAGCGAGGTGCAGCGCATGCTGATCGCCCGGGAACTGGGCTTCGCGAGCTGA
- a CDS encoding ABC transporter substrate-binding protein: protein MRQVRLPQPSRRGILAAGGALGLTAALAACGSEKKDGSGKTEGGGKTGPWSFKDDRGTTAKRDATPKNIVAFTGVAAALFDYGIEVKGVFGPTKTKDGKADVQAGDMDISKLTIIGNEWGQFNIEKYAGLAPDVLISTMFDDKGTLWYVPEESKDKILKLAPSVGVSVYDRQLTHPLQRIQALAESLGADVKADKVVKAKKRFEDASERLRKVAKAHKDIKVLVGSASQDLFYVSGSNLSVDLEYFKALGVNLVEPPEQAKKESGGWFENLSWENVDKYKADVIMMDNRSSAIQPADIAKPTWKKLPAVKAGQVIPRIAEPIFSYDKCAPILEDLADAIEKAKKLK, encoded by the coding sequence ATGCGCCAGGTCCGCCTCCCCCAGCCGTCCCGCCGGGGCATCCTCGCCGCCGGCGGCGCCCTCGGCCTCACCGCCGCCCTCGCGGCCTGCGGCAGCGAGAAGAAGGACGGGTCGGGCAAGACCGAGGGCGGCGGCAAGACCGGCCCCTGGAGCTTCAAGGACGACCGCGGCACGACCGCGAAGCGCGACGCGACGCCGAAGAACATCGTGGCGTTCACCGGTGTCGCCGCCGCCCTGTTCGACTACGGCATCGAGGTCAAGGGCGTCTTCGGCCCGACGAAGACCAAGGACGGCAAGGCCGACGTCCAGGCCGGCGACATGGACATCAGCAAGCTGACGATCATCGGCAACGAGTGGGGCCAGTTCAACATCGAGAAGTACGCGGGCCTCGCCCCGGACGTGCTGATCTCCACGATGTTCGATGACAAGGGCACCCTCTGGTACGTCCCGGAGGAGAGCAAGGACAAGATCCTCAAGCTCGCCCCGAGCGTCGGCGTCAGCGTCTACGACCGCCAGCTCACGCACCCGCTCCAGCGCATCCAGGCGCTCGCCGAGTCGCTCGGCGCGGACGTGAAGGCCGACAAGGTCGTCAAGGCGAAGAAGCGCTTCGAGGACGCCTCCGAGCGGCTGCGCAAGGTCGCCAAGGCGCACAAGGACATCAAGGTCCTCGTCGGCTCCGCGAGCCAGGACCTGTTCTACGTCTCCGGCTCCAACCTCTCCGTCGACCTGGAGTACTTCAAGGCGCTCGGCGTGAACCTCGTCGAGCCCCCGGAGCAGGCCAAGAAGGAGTCCGGCGGCTGGTTCGAGAACCTGAGCTGGGAGAACGTCGACAAGTACAAGGCGGACGTCATCATGATGGACAACCGCTCGTCGGCGATCCAGCCGGCCGACATCGCCAAGCCGACCTGGAAGAAGCTGCCCGCGGTCAAGGCCGGACAGGTCATCCCGCGCATCGCGGAGCCGATCTTCTCGTACGACAAGTGCGCGCCGATCCTCGAGGACCTGGCCGACGCGATCGAGAAGGCGAAGAAGCTCAAGTAA
- a CDS encoding pyridoxal phosphate-dependent decarboxylase family protein yields the protein MRSHLLNGTTAERYRTSVTAGVASVDLDEPLYDTLAALDELDELHVGDAVRPHGPRHLGTWDQPPGAPLIERRLIDWTAERIGLGPAAGGAFTDGGADAELQALLLAREEAADRDPAALRVFVSEAAQTGVRRTARLLGLGDEAVVTVPTDRDKRLQTVALARALERCARDDLSPMAVVATAGTADFGSIDPLPEIAGLCAQYGTWLHVDASYGCGLLASRRNRHLIDGIERADSVTVDFDKSFFQPVGSSAVLVRDRALPEPRTSRRFDALKLWMTLRVMGANGIGDLFDEVCGLATRGWELLLADPRFDVVSEPQLSTLVFRYIPATICSPAAIDRANLYARKELYTSGDAVVATTRAGGRQYLRFTLLSPETTTADIEAVLDLIAGHAEQYLGEHLDRAC from the coding sequence ATGCGCTCGCACCTGCTCAACGGCACCACCGCGGAGCGGTACCGCACCTCCGTGACCGCAGGAGTCGCGTCCGTCGACCTGGACGAGCCCTTGTACGACACCCTCGCGGCCCTCGACGAACTCGACGAGCTGCATGTGGGGGACGCCGTACGCCCCCACGGCCCCCGCCACCTCGGCACCTGGGACCAGCCGCCCGGCGCCCCGCTCATCGAGCGCCGCCTCATCGACTGGACCGCCGAGCGCATCGGCCTCGGACCGGCCGCCGGGGGAGCGTTCACCGACGGAGGCGCCGACGCCGAACTGCAGGCGCTGCTGCTCGCCCGCGAGGAGGCCGCGGACCGCGACCCCGCCGCCCTGCGCGTCTTCGTCTCCGAGGCCGCCCAGACCGGCGTCCGGCGCACGGCCCGGCTGCTCGGACTCGGCGACGAAGCCGTCGTGACCGTCCCCACCGACCGCGACAAACGCCTGCAGACCGTGGCCCTCGCCCGCGCGCTGGAGCGCTGCGCACGCGACGACCTCTCCCCCATGGCGGTCGTCGCCACCGCGGGCACCGCCGACTTCGGCTCCATCGACCCGCTGCCGGAGATCGCCGGGCTCTGCGCGCAGTACGGCACATGGCTGCACGTGGACGCCTCGTACGGCTGCGGGCTGCTCGCATCGCGCCGCAACCGGCACCTCATCGACGGCATCGAGCGCGCCGACTCCGTCACCGTGGACTTCGACAAGTCCTTCTTCCAGCCGGTGGGTTCGTCCGCCGTCCTGGTACGGGACCGGGCGCTTCCCGAGCCGCGGACGAGCCGCCGCTTCGACGCGCTGAAGCTGTGGATGACGCTGCGCGTGATGGGCGCGAACGGCATCGGCGACCTCTTCGACGAGGTCTGCGGCCTGGCCACCCGCGGCTGGGAACTGCTCCTCGCCGACCCGCGCTTCGACGTCGTGTCCGAGCCGCAGCTCTCCACGCTCGTCTTCCGCTACATCCCCGCGACGATCTGCTCGCCCGCCGCGATCGACCGCGCCAACCTGTACGCCCGCAAGGAGCTCTACACCTCCGGCGACGCGGTCGTGGCGACCACCCGGGCGGGCGGCCGCCAGTACCTCAGGTTCACCCTGCTCAGCCCCGAGACGACCACCGCCGACATCGAAGCCGTCCTCGACCTGATCGCCGGCCACGCCGAGCAGTACCTGGGAGAGCACCTTGACCGCGCTTGCTGA
- a CDS encoding GNAT family N-acetyltransferase has protein sequence MTALADLHLPTARLDCALRPVDPLTDAELVHAWVTHPRAEHWMPRNATLTDVERAYMAIAASSHREAYLGLREGVPSFLMEWYDLRELSAGQGTCGDA, from the coding sequence TTGACCGCGCTTGCTGACCTCCACCTGCCCACCGCCCGCCTCGACTGCGCGCTCCGGCCGGTCGATCCCCTCACCGACGCCGAGCTGGTGCACGCCTGGGTGACGCACCCCCGGGCGGAGCACTGGATGCCGCGGAACGCCACCCTGACCGACGTCGAACGCGCCTACATGGCGATCGCGGCCTCCAGCCACCGCGAGGCCTACCTCGGGCTGCGCGAAGGCGTGCCCTCCTTCCTCATGGAGTGGTACGACTTGCGGGAGCTGTCGGCGGGCCAGGGCACCTGCGGCGACGCGTAG